In Castor canadensis chromosome 11, mCasCan1.hap1v2, whole genome shotgun sequence, a single genomic region encodes these proteins:
- the Tac4 gene encoding tachykinin-4 isoform X1, translated as MLPCVALLLMGLPVCTVAGDSEQELDLSTEAKPWVIVTLEGNLIPGIQLQLQEVKNSKASQFFGLMGKRVGGRPPIQPGARTGYHLERMVQGLLGRGGVSTEGTEEEDQISE; from the exons ATGCTACCCTGCGTCGCCCTCCTCCTGATGGGGCTGCCCGTGTGCACTGTGGCAGGTGACAGTGAACAGGAACTGGACCTCAGCACAGAAGCAAAGCCCTGGGTTATCGTGACTTTGGAG GGAAACCTCATTCCTGGCATTCAGCTCCAGCTGCAGGAGGTGAAGAACAGCAAGGCGAGCCAGTTTTTTGGGCTGATGGGAAAGCGGGTGGGAG GAAGACCTCCAATCCAGCCAGGAGCGAGAACAG GGTATCATCTGGAACGAATGGTTCAGGGCCTCCTGGGCAGGGGAGGAGTGTCCACAGAAG GCACAGAGGAGGAGGACCAGATTTCAGAGTGA
- the Tac4 gene encoding tachykinin-4 isoform X2 has translation MLLLGDQALGRGNLIPGIQLQLQEVKNSKASQFFGLMGKRVGGRPPIQPGARTGYHLERMVQGLLGRGGVSTEGTEEEDQISE, from the exons ATGCTTCTCCTGGGAGACCAGGCTCTAGGGAGG GGAAACCTCATTCCTGGCATTCAGCTCCAGCTGCAGGAGGTGAAGAACAGCAAGGCGAGCCAGTTTTTTGGGCTGATGGGAAAGCGGGTGGGAG GAAGACCTCCAATCCAGCCAGGAGCGAGAACAG GGTATCATCTGGAACGAATGGTTCAGGGCCTCCTGGGCAGGGGAGGAGTGTCCACAGAAG GCACAGAGGAGGAGGACCAGATTTCAGAGTGA